In Hemibagrus wyckioides isolate EC202008001 linkage group LG21, SWU_Hwy_1.0, whole genome shotgun sequence, the following proteins share a genomic window:
- the prelp gene encoding prolargin → MKAELGYCSLLLLLLTIDVWGQQPRPRPRPKPPTTKKPSTTKKPPKKELEPKEPTDFPPVIYGPPSSFPDCPRECMCHSSYPNALYCESRNLRKVPVIPSRTHYLYLQNNYIDSVTADSFNNATELKWIHLGNNRIRSIEKQVFEKLPNLLHLYAQRNLLKEIPNNLPAGLEQLRLSRNQISKIAPGAFNKMEHLALLDLHHNKISDSNLAKNLFKDLKNLIQLNLAHNILRKMPPNIPNNIAQLFLDRNNIEEIPQDYFKDFRNLAFVRLNYNHLTDKGLPKMIFNISTLLDLHLAHNNLTTVPLFNLHLEHLHLNNNNIESINGTEICPLTPSVDVYDPDSVPKLRYLRLDGNHLTPPIPLDVIMCFRHLHSIVI, encoded by the exons ATGAAGGCTGAGCTAGGATACTGCTCTCTGCTTCTTCTGCTCCTTACTATAGATGTTTGGGGACAGCAGCCCAGACCCCGACCTCGACCAAAACCTCCCACCACCAAGAAGCCTTCCACCACCAAGAAGCCTCCCAAGAAAGAACTAGAACCCAAGGAGCCCACTGACTTTCCTCCTGTTATCTACGGTCCACCCTCTTCATTCCCAGACTGCCCAAGGGAATGCATGTGCCACTCTTCCTACCCAAACGCCTTGTACTGTGAGAGCCGCAACCTCCGCAAGGTCCCGGTCATCCCATCTCGCACCCACTATCTCTACCTACAGAACAACTACATTGATTCAGTGACTGCTGACTCCTTTAACAATGCCACAGAGCTCAAGTGGATACACCTAGGGAATAATCGCATTCGGTCCATAGAGAAACAAGTGTTTGAGAAGCTTCCAAATCTGCTGCATCTATATGCACAGAGGAACCTTTTAAAGGAAATCCCAAACAATCTTCCTGCTGGCTTGGAGCAACTACGACTCAGTCGTAATCAGATCTCAAAGATCGCTCCTGGTGCTTTCAACAAGATGGAACACCTTGCTCTACTGGACTTGCACCATAACAAGATCAGCGACAGCAACCTGGCCAAGAATCTCTTTAAAGATCTTAAGAATCTGATACAGCTTAATCTGGCTCACAACATCCTGAGGAAGATGCCTCCAAATATACCCAACAACATTGCCCAGTTGTTCTTAGACAGGAACAACATTGAGGAAATTCCCCAGGACTATTTCAAGGACTTCAGGAACCTCGCTTTTGTTAGACTTAACTACAACCACTTGACTGACAAGGGCCTCCCAAAGATGATATTCAATATTAGCACACTGCTGGATTTGCACTTGGCACACAACAATCTGACTACGGTTCCATTGTTTAACTTGCACCTAGAGCATCTACAccttaacaacaacaatatcgAGA GTATCAATGGAACAGAGATCTGTCCCTTGACACCGAGCGTGGATGTATATGATCCAGACAGCGTGCCCAAGCTGAGGTACCTGCGACTGGATGGTAACCACTTGACCCCGCCCATCCCACTAGATGTCATCATGTGCTTTAGACATCTCCACTCAATAGTGATCTAG